The nucleotide sequence TCAGGTGTCGGTTCCAAACCGTGGTCCTTTGCGTGGACTTTGGCCTGTTCCAGCACTTCTTCCTCGGTCTCTCCGCGAATGATGTGATTACATTCAGAACTTGGATTTACCTTGTTGCATTGTATGATTTTGCCCATTGTGAAAACCTCCTTAAACCTAATATAGCTGGCGGTGGAATATAGTCAAATCCGTAACGTCAAAAAGGATTGTGGGTTACAGTCTCATGTAAAAAAATGGTAAAGAAGCGATCTTAAAAATGTAACCCATCGCCTATTTGTGAGCAATTGCTG is from Thermodesulfobacteriota bacterium and encodes:
- a CDS encoding DUF1059 domain-containing protein — protein: MGKIIQCNKVNPSSECNHIIRGETEEEVLEQAKVHAKDHGLEPTPELLEMVRAHIEDE